One Candidatus Hydrogenedentota bacterium DNA window includes the following coding sequences:
- a CDS encoding uroporphyrinogen decarboxylase family protein, whose product MRWRKDGSGAPEHVDFLVKDRKGWEAHVRPYLIDSQTYEQRVDFQRYRETRAKCEREGVFFCAGAVAVFDLMSPMCGHENLLIGMAADPDWVRDMSGVYASITVDLLEMLFDREGLPDGMWFWDDLGFKHGPFMSPAMYRELIFSSHRRLFEFAHSHGLPVILHTDGMVEPLIPQLIEAGIDCLQPLEVKAGMDLLRIKKDFGQRLALIGGMDARTLISNDRMQVREELDSKLPQAMAGSGYVLQVDHSVPPQVRYETYRFFVEHGLQIGTYR is encoded by the coding sequence ATGCGCTGGCGCAAGGACGGTTCAGGCGCGCCGGAGCACGTCGACTTTCTCGTCAAGGACCGCAAGGGCTGGGAGGCGCATGTCCGGCCCTACCTTATCGACTCGCAAACCTACGAGCAGCGCGTCGACTTCCAGCGCTATCGTGAGACCAGGGCCAAATGTGAACGAGAAGGCGTGTTCTTCTGCGCCGGCGCGGTCGCGGTCTTTGATCTGATGAGCCCGATGTGCGGACATGAGAATCTGCTGATAGGGATGGCTGCTGACCCGGATTGGGTGCGCGATATGAGCGGCGTTTATGCCAGTATCACGGTTGACCTGCTGGAAATGCTCTTTGACCGGGAGGGCCTTCCGGATGGCATGTGGTTTTGGGACGATCTGGGGTTCAAACATGGCCCCTTTATGTCGCCCGCCATGTACCGTGAGCTAATCTTCTCTAGCCACAGACGACTGTTTGAATTCGCCCACAGCCATGGCCTGCCGGTAATCCTGCACACGGACGGCATGGTGGAGCCGCTTATTCCGCAACTGATCGAGGCCGGCATCGATTGTCTGCAACCTCTGGAGGTCAAGGCGGGAATGGACTTGCTCAGAATCAAGAAAGACTTCGGCCAACGGCTCGCTTTGATCGGAGGTATGGACGCGCGCACCCTGATCTCCAACGACCGGATGCAAGTCCGCGAAGAACTCGATTCCAAGCTCCCGCAAGCCATGGCCGGAAGCGGTTACGTCTTACAGGTCGATCACAGCGTGCCCCCCCAAGTTCGCTACGAAACTTACAGGTTCTTCGTCGAACACGGGCTGCAAATCGGCACGTACCGCTGA
- a CDS encoding alpha-L-fucosidase produces the protein MNEFPRRAIHLDCHTMPGIYDIASEFDASEFARTLSEANVDYITVFAKCNLGFAYYPTQIGQVYPGLEVDLLGQMVEACHARGIRVAAYFNVGIDHEHARLHREWCKVDKEGRVYRFADKGHWFRDLCLNTGFREHILGMVREVLDRYPVDGLFLDCFDLSPCYGTECVAAMKQKGMDVFNDAQAAEFCWQVTDSFMDEVESMARAKREDIFILFNGIPYRRQPTHIELEVLPTGGWGYDYLPAAIRYARTLDKPYFTMTGRFHKSWGDFGGIRTRHSLLYDLYSSIANGGTCSVGDHLHPRGQLNGEVYSLIADVYGTVRSIEPWTAGARAETEIVVVEPYLADFPSGNTYSSKPDGFSFDSVKGAARILSELKCQFDISDGTEDLSKYKVIILADSVRVSESLKPKLEAHLARGSAIISSGTAGLTPDGTAFALSGVDLVREGPEPFNPTFVEALPPIAKGVPNMPVTIYQQGIAMQPGPRTEVLARLYKPYSNLKAWDFEHETLYCPPEKDTGRPAIARCGNVIHFSFPLFLGYMRDAVVPHRALLDNALRLLLPQPMLEVTDFPSFGRATVTSRDRTRLVHLLTYVPESRGSIEMIEEPIVVTNVAVALRSEGRDVTAVTLAPSKETIPFTRDGDYVRFTVPRVEGYQLVVVE, from the coding sequence ATGAACGAGTTTCCGCGACGAGCCATCCATCTTGACTGCCATACCATGCCGGGCATATACGACATCGCGTCGGAGTTCGACGCCTCGGAGTTCGCGCGCACGCTGAGCGAGGCCAACGTGGACTACATCACTGTTTTCGCCAAATGCAATCTTGGTTTTGCGTACTACCCTACGCAAATCGGCCAAGTGTATCCGGGGCTCGAGGTGGATCTGCTCGGGCAGATGGTCGAGGCATGCCATGCGCGCGGCATCCGGGTGGCCGCGTACTTCAACGTTGGGATTGACCACGAACACGCGCGGCTCCACCGCGAATGGTGCAAGGTCGACAAAGAGGGCCGGGTCTACCGGTTCGCGGACAAGGGCCACTGGTTCCGCGACCTCTGCCTCAACACCGGATTTCGGGAACATATCCTCGGCATGGTGCGCGAAGTCCTTGACCGCTATCCCGTCGACGGCCTCTTTCTCGACTGTTTCGACCTCTCGCCCTGCTACGGCACTGAATGCGTGGCTGCCATGAAGCAGAAAGGGATGGACGTGTTCAATGATGCCCAGGCGGCCGAATTCTGCTGGCAGGTTACAGACTCCTTCATGGATGAGGTCGAATCCATGGCGCGCGCCAAGCGGGAAGATATTTTCATCCTGTTCAACGGCATACCATACCGGCGCCAGCCCACGCACATCGAACTCGAAGTGTTGCCGACGGGCGGTTGGGGTTACGACTATCTTCCGGCGGCTATCCGGTACGCGCGTACCCTGGACAAACCCTATTTCACCATGACCGGGCGTTTCCACAAGAGTTGGGGCGATTTCGGCGGCATCCGGACCCGGCATTCGCTGTTGTACGACCTCTATAGCTCGATTGCCAACGGCGGCACCTGCTCAGTTGGGGACCACCTCCACCCGAGGGGCCAACTCAACGGCGAGGTATACAGCCTGATTGCCGACGTATACGGCACGGTGCGCTCCATTGAACCATGGACGGCAGGCGCGCGGGCAGAGACCGAGATTGTGGTCGTCGAGCCGTATCTGGCCGACTTCCCCAGCGGAAATACCTACAGCAGCAAGCCGGACGGATTCTCGTTCGACAGCGTGAAGGGGGCGGCACGCATCTTGTCGGAGTTGAAGTGCCAGTTCGACATCAGCGACGGCACCGAAGACCTTTCGAAATACAAGGTGATCATCCTGGCGGACTCCGTTCGCGTGTCGGAATCGTTGAAACCCAAACTCGAAGCCCATCTCGCAAGGGGAAGCGCTATCATCAGCTCGGGTACGGCGGGCCTGACCCCGGACGGCACGGCTTTCGCCCTCAGCGGCGTGGATTTGGTGCGCGAAGGGCCGGAACCCTTCAATCCCACCTTTGTCGAGGCGCTCCCGCCAATCGCCAAGGGCGTGCCGAACATGCCCGTGACCATCTACCAGCAGGGAATCGCCATGCAGCCCGGCCCCAGGACGGAGGTCCTCGCCCGGCTATACAAGCCCTACTCGAACCTGAAGGCGTGGGATTTCGAGCACGAAACATTGTACTGCCCGCCGGAAAAGGATACCGGACGACCCGCGATCGCCCGCTGCGGCAACGTGATCCATTTCAGTTTCCCCCTCTTCCTCGGGTACATGCGCGACGCTGTGGTACCCCACCGTGCATTACTGGACAACGCGTTGCGCCTCCTCCTGCCACAACCGATGCTCGAAGTCACGGACTTCCCGTCGTTCGGCCGCGCCACCGTGACGTCCCGTGACCGGACCCGGCTGGTGCACCTGCTCACGTACGTGCCGGAATCGAGGGGAAGCATCGAAATGATCGAGGAGCCCATCGTAGTCACCAACGTCGCCGTGGCTCTCCGCAGCGAAGGGCGCGACGTCACCGCAGTCACGTTAGCGCCCTCCAAAGAGACTATCCCCTTTACGCGCGATGGCGACTACGTGCGGTTTACCGTGCCGCGTGTCGAGGGCTATCAACTTGTGGTTGTAGAATAG
- a CDS encoding trimethylamine methyltransferase family protein, whose product MQMNLAVLKDTEVHRLHAASIEILETIGVEIPHAHALTLFQESGASVDKETHRVKIPEPLIASAIEVCGKEFTLYGRDRSRKAPFGAGARNYNSSAGQALWVEDDASRRRYPRLEDVATATRLGDALPLITIPGAMADPYDLPPAYRCVCVAAEMLKNTTKPITFWFHDRASAQFLVELFTIVAGSESGARDHPLAFPLFEPISPLRFPHDGVDLLFETCRLPLPVVIGPMAQVGCTAPGTLAGTLAQENAEILAGLCLVQLIRPGTPICFGGIPHAFNMRASQIVFGGPEQLLMAVAMTQLGRYYKLPVYVNAGLTDSKIADAQAGLEAGMTLLAAALAGADIFGHLGTCGIDQGASLIMLVMQHEAIAYIERVMQGISVDDTRLAIDVIRSVGPGGNFLAEEHTAEHFRSELWFPELLDRNVFSIWAEGGASNMATRCREMKDSLLRDHEPSPLPDDTRRAVEQLVDDARRHLT is encoded by the coding sequence ATGCAGATGAATCTGGCCGTCTTGAAGGACACGGAAGTGCACCGCCTGCACGCCGCTTCGATCGAAATTCTCGAGACGATCGGCGTTGAAATCCCGCACGCGCATGCTCTGACGCTGTTTCAGGAGTCGGGCGCATCGGTCGACAAGGAAACACACCGGGTGAAGATCCCCGAGCCCCTGATCGCCAGCGCTATCGAGGTATGCGGGAAAGAATTCACGCTATACGGGCGCGACCGAAGCCGTAAAGCGCCGTTCGGCGCGGGGGCGCGCAATTACAACAGCAGCGCGGGCCAGGCGCTTTGGGTGGAAGATGACGCAAGCCGGCGCCGGTACCCGCGTCTTGAGGATGTGGCCACAGCTACAAGACTGGGCGATGCTCTGCCTCTCATCACTATCCCGGGCGCCATGGCCGACCCATATGACCTCCCGCCTGCCTATCGCTGTGTGTGCGTGGCCGCCGAGATGCTCAAGAACACCACCAAGCCGATCACATTCTGGTTTCATGACCGTGCTTCGGCCCAGTTTCTGGTCGAGTTGTTTACCATCGTGGCGGGCAGTGAATCTGGCGCAAGAGACCACCCCTTGGCGTTCCCGCTATTCGAACCCATCAGTCCACTGCGTTTCCCCCACGACGGCGTGGACCTGCTCTTTGAAACGTGCCGCCTGCCGTTGCCCGTGGTTATCGGCCCTATGGCGCAGGTAGGCTGCACTGCGCCGGGGACTTTGGCAGGGACGCTGGCCCAGGAGAACGCGGAGATCCTGGCAGGGCTATGCCTTGTACAGCTGATTCGCCCCGGAACGCCCATTTGTTTTGGAGGCATTCCCCACGCTTTCAACATGAGAGCCAGCCAGATCGTGTTCGGGGGTCCCGAGCAGCTGCTGATGGCTGTCGCGATGACCCAGCTGGGCCGTTACTATAAACTGCCCGTGTATGTAAACGCCGGGCTTACGGACAGCAAGATCGCCGACGCGCAAGCGGGCCTGGAAGCGGGTATGACCTTGCTGGCCGCGGCACTGGCCGGAGCGGATATCTTCGGCCATCTGGGCACCTGCGGCATCGATCAGGGCGCCTCGCTCATCATGCTGGTCATGCAACACGAGGCGATTGCTTACATTGAACGCGTTATGCAAGGGATTTCCGTAGACGATACGCGTCTTGCCATCGACGTGATCCGGAGCGTCGGGCCAGGAGGCAATTTCCTCGCGGAAGAACATACCGCCGAACACTTCCGAAGTGAGTTATGGTTTCCAGAGCTGCTGGACCGAAACGTCTTCTCCATATGGGCGGAAGGCGGCGCTTCGAACATGGCCACGCGTTGCCGTGAGATGAAAGACAGCTTGTTGCGGGATCACGAGCCGTCGCCCTTGCCGGACGACACCAGGCGGGCCGTCGAGCAGCTTGTCGATGACGCAAGACGCCATTTGACGTGA